One Candidatus Margulisiibacteriota bacterium DNA segment encodes these proteins:
- a CDS encoding DUF1957 domain-containing protein: MEKGYLALVLHAHLPFVRHPEHDDFLEEDWLFEAITETYIPLLKVFEGLVNDGVDFRLTMSLTPSLGSMLMDPLLQDRYVKHIDGLIELSGREMERTRWQPEYQALAQMYHDLFIDCRDRFLNKYNRNLIYAFKKFQDLGKLEIITCGATHGFLPLMESNPNAVRAQIKVAAAHYQTMFDRRPRGIWLPECGYYPGLDEILKEEGIRFFLVDTHGILHGTPRPKYGVFAPVYCRSGVAAFGRDMESSKAVWSANEGYPGDYNYREFYRDIGFDLDYDYIRPYIHTDGTRINTGIKYYRITGRVDLSQKQPYVRQRALDRAADHAGNFLFNRAKQVEHLHDFLGRRPIVVSPYDAELYGHWWYEGPDWLNFLFRKMHYDQEVVKPITLMEYLDHNPKNQVVTPSFSSWGWKGYSEYWLEGSNDWIYRHLHKAADRMVELAKRFPDSGGLLRRGLNQAARELLLAQSSDWAFIMKTGTCVSYAVKRTNDHLERFTRLYEQINNNSLDEPWLADIEYKDNIFQQIDYRVYA, translated from the coding sequence ATGGAAAAAGGATATTTAGCGCTGGTCCTGCACGCCCACCTCCCTTTTGTCAGGCACCCTGAGCATGACGACTTTCTTGAGGAAGACTGGCTTTTTGAAGCGATCACCGAAACCTACATCCCGCTGCTCAAAGTCTTTGAAGGGTTGGTCAACGACGGGGTCGATTTCCGTTTGACCATGTCCCTTACGCCAAGTCTTGGTTCAATGCTGATGGACCCGCTTCTCCAGGACCGGTACGTCAAACATATTGACGGTTTGATCGAGCTTTCCGGCCGGGAAATGGAACGGACCCGCTGGCAGCCGGAATACCAGGCATTGGCGCAAATGTACCACGATCTTTTCATTGATTGCCGCGATCGCTTTCTAAATAAATACAATCGTAATTTGATTTACGCTTTCAAAAAATTCCAGGATCTGGGGAAACTGGAGATCATTACCTGCGGCGCGACCCACGGCTTTCTGCCGTTAATGGAAAGCAATCCCAACGCGGTCAGAGCGCAGATCAAAGTAGCGGCGGCACATTACCAGACGATGTTTGACCGCCGGCCGCGCGGGATCTGGCTTCCGGAATGCGGTTATTATCCCGGTTTGGACGAGATCTTGAAAGAAGAAGGGATAAGGTTTTTTCTGGTCGACACCCACGGGATACTGCACGGCACGCCCCGCCCAAAATACGGGGTATTTGCCCCGGTCTATTGCCGCTCCGGTGTCGCCGCGTTTGGCCGGGATATGGAGTCGTCCAAAGCGGTCTGGAGCGCCAACGAGGGGTATCCGGGTGATTACAACTACCGCGAGTTTTACCGCGATATCGGGTTCGATCTGGATTACGACTATATCCGTCCGTACATTCATACCGACGGAACCAGGATCAACACCGGGATCAAATATTACCGGATAACCGGCCGGGTCGATCTTTCGCAAAAACAGCCTTACGTAAGGCAACGGGCCCTCGACCGGGCGGCAGACCATGCCGGCAATTTTCTTTTCAACCGGGCCAAGCAGGTTGAGCACCTGCACGATTTTCTCGGCCGGCGCCCGATCGTTGTCTCCCCTTATGACGCCGAGCTTTACGGCCACTGGTGGTACGAAGGTCCGGATTGGCTTAATTTCCTTTTTCGCAAGATGCACTATGACCAGGAGGTTGTTAAGCCGATCACGCTTATGGAATACCTGGACCATAACCCGAAGAATCAGGTGGTTACTCCGTCGTTTTCTTCCTGGGGATGGAAGGGATACAGCGAGTATTGGCTGGAGGGTTCAAACGACTGGATCTATCGGCATCTGCACAAAGCGGCCGACCGGATGGTCGAGCTGGCCAAGCGTTTTCCCGATTCCGGCGGCCTTTTGCGCCGGGGATTGAACCAGGCGGCGAGAGAACTGCTTTTGGCCCAATCGTCCGATTGGGCTTTCATTATGAAGACCGGGACCTGCGTTTCTTACGCGGTCAAGAGGACCAACGATCATTTGGAGCGTTTCACCCGGCTGTATGAACAGATCAATAATAATTCTCTGGACGAACCATGGCTGGCCGATATCGAATATAAAGACAATATTTTCCAGCAGATCGATTACCGGGTTTACGCATGA